Genomic DNA from Paenibacillus sp. MBLB1832:
GATGTAGTCAGGCTGCGAGCGCTCCAGCAGCGCATAGCTTTTCTCCAGTGCCGAGCTGTCCAGCAGAAAAAGCCGTTGAATCGCGAGCAAGCCGTTCTGCCTTGTTTTCGTAATGACATTGCCGCGCGTCGAAATAATCCCCGCTGGGCGGATCGTTTGGCACAGAAACTCTGCCGCGAACTCGTCGTTCTTGAGCCCCTCAATGAGATCGGCGTGAAGCAGCAGCTTTTTGCCGTTCGCACGTCCGAGGTCCACGATGCTTTTGAGCTGTCCAATATGACTGTCGAGCAGCACGATATACGTGTAGGCCGACTTCATCAGCTTCTCCAAATCCTTCATCTTGCGTATGGCTGGTAAA
This window encodes:
- a CDS encoding glycerol-3-phosphate responsive antiterminator, whose translation is MSLQEQSILPAIRKMKDLEKLMKSAYTYIVLLDSHIGQLKSIVDLGRANGKKLLLHADLIEGLKNDEFAAEFLCQTIRPAGIISTRGNVITKTRQNGLLAIQRLFLLDSSALEKSYALLERSQPDYIEVMPGVIPHIIREVKERSGIPIFAGGLIRSVEDVEQALSAGATAVTTSNHELWKHYEGTKKGPADQR